GCGGCGAGCGAGAGCCCCTAGTCACAAAGGAATCAGAGGTTCTCGAGCGGCAGCCGAACGGGTGGGACATGGCAGTGCTTTTGCCATGCGTGGGTCGGGAAAAGGGCGGTGCACAAGCACCTATGAGGGTCGGGTTCCATAGACGTTTCTCCGTGGGATGGATAGACGTCAAGCAGTGCTGAGAAGCGATTGCTTGAGCGATGGGGGTGATTCTCTGGATTCCCCGTAGCAGCGTCTAGCCGCTTTTGGGAAGGAGCGGCTATACCTTGGTATAGATGCGGCTGCGACAGACGGCTTGCCAAGGCAACGGCGCTGAATGGCGACAACTTTGCCGGTGAGTTCCAGGGCAGCGCCAAGGGGCTGACTGGCGCGCGGCCTTGATTTGCATCGGGCCGGGCTCCCCCAAAAGCCGCAGCAGCACGGCACCAGCCTGCGACGGCGCATATGGCGCCACTGTCCATCCACCGCAAATACCGAAGCCGGTGCGCCGCAGGCGCATGAGCCGCTCAACCAAGCCGACGGTTCACGTCAGCAAGGATGCGCGCAAGTGCACGAGGGTGATGTCGTGCCGAGTGTTTACGCCTGTGAGGCTTCCATAGGTTGTGCCGGTTGTTCATCCGGATGGTCTTGAGCGACTGGCAGTCGCCACACACTCCGTGCGCGCATTGCCCTTCGCGCCATGCATTGCAGCGGGAAGATGCACGAAGCCGTCGCATTCCTGCACAACCGGGCGGCGCACAACGCAAGGCTGGGCAGGCGCATTGATAACCGGCAGCACCACTGCCACTGGCACAGAACGCACAGCAGCAGCGGCCATATCGATCCATGTCCAGACGCAAATCTGCAAATAGGCACTTGAAGCTACTCACCGACTCATCCAGGCAAGGGCTCCTGCCCATGACGGGAGGAGCGTGGCTTGCCTACACGGCCGGCTGTCGGAGAGCGAGAGATGGTGCCAACTGGTCGTCAACAGCATTGCAGACTGCTGCGGACGCAGAGCAGGCCTGTGGTTGCCAAGTGGTCGACTTGCATTCCGCTGCCGGGACGGCGCTGCCCTGTCCGTATAGTTGAGACTCATCGTCCCTTGATCGTCGTTTCAAGCCCGCCACACCCTGCCAGACTGCATGAAAGCCTGCCGTCTTCATCAATGACAGGCTTTTTCTTTGCCGGGTGCGAAAAAGTTGCCAGATTTGCCCGGGCAGCGGTTTTTGCGCTGCTACAATACAACCCTGTTGCGGCTGTAGCTCAGCTGGATAGAGTACTTGGCTACGAACCAAGGGGTCGTGGGTTCGATTCCTGCCAGCCGCACCACAAAACGTCAAACCTCAGAACTGCAAAGTTCTGAGGTTTTTTCGTTTTTACCCTCAGGTTTCCTGCGCGGTGCTGGGGCGCTTCAGACTTTGGGGATCAGCAAGGTGAAGCAACTGCCCTGGCCCGGCTGGCTGCTGATCTGCAGACGGCCGCCATGGCGCTGTGCCACGGTGCGCGTGAAGGCCAGTCCCAGGCCCACGCCATCCATGCGCTGGTGCTGCTGCAGACGCTCGAAGGGCTGGCTGAGTCTGGCCAGCGATTCCTCATCCATGCCGGGGCCGTGATCGCGCACGGCAATGCCCCAGTGGCCATCTTGCTCGACGATGCGGATGTCCACCACCGCGCCGGCATCCGCATCCTGCGGCTTGCCGTACTTGATGGCATTGGTCAGCAGGTTGATCACGGCGCGGTGCAGCAGGCCGGGGTCGCCATGCACGCAGGCTTCGGCATCCGGCAGTTCGAACGCCAGCTGCATGTTCTGCTGCTGGGCCTGGGCCCAGCAATCCGAGACGGCCTGATCTGCCAGAAGGCCCAGGTCCAGGACCTCGCTGCGGTATTGCTGCCGCTGGGCTCTGGCCAGATGCACAAAATCGTCCGCCAGTTGCAGGGACGACTGGGCATAGCCCTCGATGCGGGCAAACAGCGCATCTTCCGATTCGATGCGCTTGCCAGTGCGCTGCATCTCCAGCAAGGTGATGATGGAGCCGATGGGCGCGCGGATATCGTGCGAGATGAACTGCATGGCCTGGTCGCGCTGGGCCTGTGCACTGCGCAGGTCGCTGATATCGACCAGGGTGATGAGCCAGCCCGAGGTGGGCGGTGCCTCGAAGGTCTGGCTCAGCAGCATCAGATGGCGTCCCTGGGAGTCGCGTCCCTCGCTTTGGCGAGGCAGCGTTGCATTTTGCATGGCGCTGCGCGTCAGCAACGGGGTGTTGCCGTGTTCCTCGTCGCTGGCGGCATGGTGCAGTTCGGCCAGCAGGTTGACCAGGTCGTCGCCCTGCTGCAGGCTCAGGCCCAGGCTTTCGATATAGCGGTGGGCTGCGGTATTGGCCAGCAGTACCAGTCCGTTGCGGCCGCAGACAAAGGTGGCGGATGGCAGCTGGCGCAGGCTTTCGCTCACGAAGTGATGCAGGGAGCGCAGCTGGCGCGAGGCCTGCTCCACGGCCGAGATGCGCTGATCCAAGGCATCCCCCTTGAGAGCGCTGCGGCTGGCAGTCGGCAGCCCCTGGTCCTGCAGATCGCGCAGCTCCAGCGCCAGAAAGCGTGTCGCTGCGCGCAGGCGCAGCCAGCTCCACAGCGGATAGGCCAGCGCCAGACTCAGCAGCGCTGCCGCAGGCTCGGTCTGGATATGGCCCCAACGCGGTGCCAGGCCGGCAATCAGCAGACTGAGCAAGGCCAGCAGGATGCTGGAAATCAGCCCGCCGGAGGGTCCGAACCAGGCCAGGGCCAGCAGGCCCAGCAGCACGGGCAGCAGATTGAGGCTGCGGTTGAGTGCGGAAGATGCGGGTTCCAGATGTGCGCCCTGCAGGATGCCGTTGAGCACATGGCCCAGCATTTCCACATTGGAGATCAGGCGTGCATCCAGGCCGATGGGGGCGGTGAATTTTTCGCCGAGACCGGCAGCGGTTGCCCCGATCAGCACATATTTGCCGCGAAAGGCGGCCGCCGGAATGTCGCCGCGCAGGACGTCGATATAGGAGTAGGTGGTGAACGGCGAACCCAGGCTTTTCTGGCGGTCCTGCGAGGCCCGGGCAAAGGCGATGAAGCGCGGCTGCAGCTTTTGCCAGGAGTCGGCGGGCGCCGGGCCGGCTGGCGACTGGGCTGGTGGCGGGCAGGGCCCGGCGTTCTGGCCCACGCAGTGCAGGCTCAGTGCCA
This DNA window, taken from Comamonas testosteroni TK102, encodes the following:
- a CDS encoding CHASE2 domain-containing protein, producing the protein MVEAPSPRKSRLQNLRLSWLLLSAFLLGLTWWLSGPGQLPRINGILQDTSVWLHQRPASPEVVIVAIDDDSIASIGRWPWRRALHAALLDRIEQGKPRAIGMDVVFSEEDLDYPGDDLLLQQALKKSGNVVLPVTRAAQNGATAPLKGLASEAAALGHTQMPMDADGVVRRFYAQEGTPTQPWWHMALSLHCVGQNAGPCPPPAQSPAGPAPADSWQKLQPRFIAFARASQDRQKSLGSPFTTYSYIDVLRGDIPAAAFRGKYVLIGATAAGLGEKFTAPIGLDARLISNVEMLGHVLNGILQGAHLEPASSALNRSLNLLPVLLGLLALAWFGPSGGLISSILLALLSLLIAGLAPRWGHIQTEPAAALLSLALAYPLWSWLRLRAATRFLALELRDLQDQGLPTASRSALKGDALDQRISAVEQASRQLRSLHHFVSESLRQLPSATFVCGRNGLVLLANTAAHRYIESLGLSLQQGDDLVNLLAELHHAASDEEHGNTPLLTRSAMQNATLPRQSEGRDSQGRHLMLLSQTFEAPPTSGWLITLVDISDLRSAQAQRDQAMQFISHDIRAPIGSIITLLEMQRTGKRIESEDALFARIEGYAQSSLQLADDFVHLARAQRQQYRSEVLDLGLLADQAVSDCWAQAQQQNMQLAFELPDAEACVHGDPGLLHRAVINLLTNAIKYGKPQDADAGAVVDIRIVEQDGHWGIAVRDHGPGMDEESLARLSQPFERLQQHQRMDGVGLGLAFTRTVAQRHGGRLQISSQPGQGSCFTLLIPKV